In Clupea harengus chromosome 25, Ch_v2.0.2, whole genome shotgun sequence, one genomic interval encodes:
- the LOC122128824 gene encoding integrin beta-1-B-like, which produces MDKSTDICSNNGDCVCGTCECKKRENPEERYSGKYCECDNFNCDRSNNKLCGGHGRCECRVCYCDANYTGSACDCSLDTSTCLAKNKQICNGRGTCECGVCKCTDPKFQGATCEECPTCPGVCTEHK; this is translated from the exons ATGGACAAGAGCACAGACATCTGCAGCAACAACGGCGACTGCGTGTGCGGCACGTGTGAGTGCAAGAAGAGGGAGAACCCCGAGGAGCGCTACAGCGGCAAGTACTGCGAGTGTGACAACTTCAACTGCGACCGCTCCAACAACAAGCTCTgtggag GCCACGGGCGGTGTGAGTGCCGTGTGTGTTACTGCGATGCTAACTACACGGGCAGCGCGTGCGACTGCTCTCTGGACACCTCCACCTGTCTGGCCAAGAACAAGCAGATCTGTAACGGCCGCGGGAcctgtgagtgtggggtgtgtaaGTGCACCGATCCCAAGTTCCAGGGAGCCACCTGCGAAGAATGTCCCACCTGTCCCGGAGTGTGTACTGAGCAcaagtga